The Silene latifolia isolate original U9 population chromosome Y, ASM4854445v1, whole genome shotgun sequence sequence TCGAAAGACCTTGCATTCCTCTCTTCCCATATGCTATAAACAATAGCACCAAGACAGCTAGAAAACCATTTTGCTTTCCAATGCTTGCATACCCGTTTACTTGCTATCCAGTGAACCTCTTTGTTGAGTTTGAGTGTTCTATTTGATAATCTCATCCAAGCCAGTTGACTCCTCCTTGCTGAACCAAAGTAGCTGCATTTCCAAAACAAGTGCTTGTGTGTCTTATTATCGGCCTTGCATAGTATGCATCGATTTACGATTGGTATACCTCTCAGGGTGAAGCTGATCAATAGTAGCCAATTTCTGCTGCATAGCTAACATCAGAAAGTCAATATGCTTAGGTACCACAGCTCTATTCCATACTGCATTTGCTCATCTGATATGCCTGCCTTTGTGTCTGAACTGATTATAGAGCAAGTGGAGCATACGGGCACCTTGTCTAACACGGCTATTCAGTAATGCTTGAGCATTATCAATACTGACTGTGTGAGAATATGAGTTAGTTACTCATATTCATAGTACACACTCTTGTATATAAATAACAAATGTTGTACAGCTAATTAAGTTAATAAGATCATTCCTTTATTTACCTTTCTCTCTCTACAATTTTATCTCTCTATAACAACCTaatttttcccaaaatactttctTACATATTATCAATGAATTCCGCCATTGTTTTCTGCTTGAGCTCGACTCCATGTCTTCACATGGTATCAGAGTAGGACTAGTTCCTGTCTCTATTCTGTGTTGGAGCTTAATTCAATTGCATCGTTcgcttcttttttctttttcaaaatcaaatcagaaaaccctaaaaattagATTCGTCAATTTTTTCTTCGATTAATTCAAATTCTGTTTCGATTCTTCTAATTCGATCAAATCGATCATACTTCTTGCGATTCTCGCATTAATTCTGTGATTCTTCATCAAATTTCTTGTTTTCTATCAAGATGTCAGACACTGTTGCGAACTCCGACACGGAATATAGGAATGCTTATGACGATCCTCTTTTTCTATCGATGTCTGATTATTCTGGAATGAAGCTTCTGGAAACTGTCTTTAATGGACATAATTATCCGAATTGGAGTCGAGGAATGCTTCTTGCTCTCGGTTCGAAGAACAAACAAGGTTTTGTCAATGGTGCTATACCTAAACCGGATGCTAATTCGCCAAAGTTGCAGCAGTGGATTAGATGCGATGCCATGGTGCGCTGTTGGTTGAGTAATACGATTGCTGTAGGGATCAAGGAGGCTTTCACTTCTTCTAAGTCAGCTCGGTTGATGTGGCTCGATATTCAAGAAAGGTACGGTCAATCCAATGGACCTCTGCTCTTTCAATTAAAGAAAGAAATTAAGAACATCTTGCAAGATCATGATTCAATTGCTGAGTATTTTACTAAACTTAAACGTCGATGGGACGATATTGATGAGATTGAACCTTTCCCTGAGTGTCAATGTGGTGTTTTGGAGAAGTGTACTTGCAATATCCTGAAAAAGATGTTGGAAGCCTCATCAAAGGAAAAGTTGATTACTTTCTTGATGGGACTGGATCATACTTATGAACACCTCAGGACAAACATTCTCTCTATGGAGCCATTGCCTAACATCAACAGAGCCTATTCCATTATGCACCAAGTCGAAAGTCAGAAGAATATTACGAATATCTTACAAACAGCTGAAGATACTAGTGCTCTGAATGCTGCCAGGCCTGGTCCAAACAAGAATGGCGGGCCTAATGTGGCTTGGAATGTCTGGAAGCGTGATGGTAGCAGCAACACTAagaagcctaaatttgatgacaGATGGTGCTCTGCCTGCAACAAAGGAGGACACACTCCAGCAACATGCTTCAATCTCCATCCAGAACTCAGGGCTAGTTATCAGGCGAGGAAGAAGAACAATTCCAAGCCTGGTTACACGAACAATTTCACTCCCAGAGTTGCAGCAAATGCAGAGACATATGAGGATGAGACTCCACTTGATTTTACTAATGTGTCAAGCACATCAAAGGGGCCAGAGCAGGTCAATCCAGCTTTGGTATCAGCAGTGTATCAGCAAATTATGCAAGCTCTGCAAGCTAAGGGGCAAGGTGGCTCCCAAGATTATACTTCTGCTTCTGTTAACTTTGCAGGTATAATTCTTGCTACTAATGTCGTATCTGATGCACGTTTACCTGATGAAGTGAGTTGGATACTTGATTCAAAAAGCTACGACCACATGACTGCATATAGATCCTTATTTGTGTCCTTTAGAAATTTGCCTAAGCCTATTCTCATTGGTCTACCAGATGGTACTACTAAGCTAGTTAGACATTGTGGTGACATAAAGATAAGCTCCTCCATAACGTTACATGACGTTTTGTATGTGCCTGATTTCAAGTATAATCTGCTGTCCATAGGGAAACTCTTATTACATTCTCATATGAGAGTTTTCTTTGATATGGATTATTGCATTATACAGGACCAGGATAACAAACTAGTGGCTACCTGTACAAAGGAAGGAGGCCTTTATAAGCTCAAGCAAGCTTCTTTAGCTATTAAGAATAATGAAACTAGGCATAATGATAACATTGTGAGTACACAAATGTTCTGTCCTAGTAGTAGTCTTACTTGTACTGAGATTGATAGGTGTGCTGTTCATAGCAAGATGGAGTTATTACATGCTCGTCTTGGTCATACTTCAAGTGTAAAAATGCAGCATATTTCTGATCTGCAACATATTGCTATGATAAATAAAGAAGATTTAAAAAACTATCATTGTGATACTTGCATTTTGGCTAAGTTACACAGACTATCTTTTGAAAGAGACTTGACTAGGGCACCAAGCATTTTTCATCTTATTCATATAGACTTGGGGGGCCATATAAGGTTGCTAGTTTGACAGGGGCCCACTACTTTCTCACAATAGTTGATGATCACTCTAGGACTACATGGACTTTTTTGTTAAAATACAAGGAACAAGTGTACTCTACTATTGATAATTTCCTAGCTTATGTCCATAATCAATTTGGTATTAGTGTCAAGAGAATTAGAAGTGATAATGGGACATAAATCTTTCAAGACACTTATAATCAATTATTTGCTAAGAAAGGCATTTTTCATCAAAGAAGTATACCTGGAGTGCCTCAACAAAATGGTAGGGTTGAGAGGAAGCATTGTCATTTGCTTGAAACAGCTAGGGCAATGAGATTGTATGCCAACCTACCTAAGAAATTCCGGGGAGAGTGTTTGTTAGCAGCCACGTATATCATTAACAAATTGCCAACTGCTGTTTTGGCCTGGAAAACTCCCATTGAAGTCTTACTAGGGAAACAAGCAGATTATGAAGAATTGAGAGTGATAGGGTGCttgtgtagggtaatatccgtataaaaccctttctttataggattataacgcaaaatttatatgtagtttatagtcataaaacgaaaacaacaaggaaacgacaaagatatagaaataaccttcggtcctagtgcaaaaggcaatgagagatcaagttagatctcctcctaatcgttgcacccaagatgtccgagtaatgcccttgtgctagagagaatcccctaattgccttgcaatatcgaggggattgttttgtgagtttgtgttggatgagagatccggaattcgggaggcacaattcccaaaaccctaataatttttagcaaatgaattaggttagaagagAAAGGAGAAAGCTCTTCTTATGGCTtctctaattcggccaaaccgagtgagaggagcccaaatgggcttttcattttctcttcacttaaactcgtggtccggtccatagctcgctaagtgtatacgacgcggtttcattataaactgttatcggttatcggaaattaaggcatcaactaataatacgggttagttgaattattaatacatgtccgacaaaacagtattgtataattatattcaatatacatttaattaaatataaaacgcttatatttaattttacgaattaactggttaattcgcctttagcccatgatatttaatccgtattaaatataatatctcaacatcacattttgactaattattagtcaaataactcagactaactggttagtcaaatttggcatctacatgactgtattttcataccgtcacatcactcaaaacgtatcctataggtgtgacttttagggaccagttgatcaccgccatctgtatgacaataacgtcaaacttatctagcaagccaaccgttattgataaacgtggatcaactgattatgatacaaagtataccctttgatccttttagagatttataagtccttgcactaactgttaaggacaccaaccccaacaagctcccacttgtccgtacaagtgtatgtgcaatgacgttatccgcactaactggaggacacagctccaacaaactcccacttgtccgtacaagtgtgcgataaccgattctcatattcatttaaaatttctcccactcaatgtaaaacaatttgcagatctggatccacaaaggtcgtattttacaatcgatctggatctagagtggtttccccgactagagagtaacttaaccgataaaacgaatccgtatccgagcatggccatgcatttcgattctgactcctcgagtggccccgaaatatcgagtaactgataaaggctgaatatttccttcaactcgaactccttccgatctaagcacggcatgaaatgacccagaaacaatctacttggcccctgttacggatgaccgtgagaaagaaaccaaagtcacccaaaatcgccttagtctcaagagacaaaatatagtcaaaagaatcgactcttaggatcaccatggaggtcctatccacgacggggcaccgaatgttataaaacatttaggactccacgtcgatgtcacaagtgtgtcctacgaaatatccgtataaatcgcctctgtgattggtcagtcaacctgttgacttatggctagttgaacccaccatcaaccaacgtcacaaaataattgccagagttatcagctcatgtgggcaattaaggactaaaaaatataatgttcgttcaattcactttgtggtgttcaaaatttgtcgtacaaatccacatgaaaaaacaatatatatataaaaatatcaaaacgatgatgttgtatagagtacaaaagcgaatgaatctaatccataaaagagtactacaacttaggaacacgtttaattcccatggaattaacgtgcccttcatgcttatcttgtcgtaatgctttagtgagaggatctgctatgttatcatctgtagcaatcttttctatcactaccgccttttgctccacgtaatcccggattagatgagctttccgttgtacatgtctagacttgttgctagactttggctccttagcttggaagatggcaccactattgtcgcaatagatggtgatcgggtcattcgaactaggcactacagatagcccatgtaagaattgacgcatccatatcgcttcctttgtagcttcagacgcggcatagtactcggactcagtcgtagaatctgctgtaacagtttgtttcgaactcttccggtgatcagccattaagagtaaaaacgaatcctgactgagatttcgagtcatcacgatccgtttggaagctagcatctgcgtaaccggttgcgcatagcttttgttcgcctccataagtcaatgcccaatctttagtcctccgtaggtacttaagaatgttcttgacagccaaccaatgtggttcacctggatgctgttggaatcgacttgtcatactcaatgcatatgccacgtcgggacgtgtgcatatcatggcatacatgatagatcctattgccgaggcataaggtatccgtgtcatgcgctctttttcttccggtgtctctggtgcctgagactagctcaaatgcacccctggagacataggaaggaaccccttcttggagttagtcatgctgaatctctctaggactttgtctatgtaagactcctgactgagagatagcatccgtcgtgatctatctcgatagatacggatgcctagaattctttgtgcctctcccagatctttcatctggaaatggtttttcaaccatactttcaccgaagttaagagaggtatgtcattcccaatcaggagtatgtcgtcaacatacaatattaggaagacaatcttgctcccactcgacttgatatatagacatggttcctcgaccgatcgagtaaatccattttcttttatcacttggtcgaagcgatgattccaactccttgatgcttgcttaagtccataaatggaacgcttaagcttgcacactttcttaggatgtgctggatcgatgaaaccttcgggttgtaccatgtacaactcttcctccaaaaaaccgtttaagaaggcggttttcacgtccatttgccaaatttcatagtcatgaaaagcggcaatcgctaagataatccgaatggaacgcaaagatgactacgggtgcaaaaatttcatcgtagtgcaaacctggcacttgggtgaaacctttagcaactagtcgtgctttgtagatatcttgttgaccttccacagaatgctttatcttgtaaagccatttgcattgaaggggacgaaccttagcaggtaagtcaacaagatcccacacgttgttctcatacatggagtccatctcggattgcatggcctcaagccatagctttgagtcagaactagtcatggcacctttataggttgcgggttcactactcgttaagagtagaacgtcatctatatcatgttcctcgaccataccaatgtatcatgcggaggaatagagactcttcccgacctcctaggttcctcaggaatattcaccgcagctgggattgaaggaataggttcctccaatggttgctcggtgtttggttctgaaatctccgacaggtcgaaggttctatcactctttgcattctcgagaaattccttctctaagaatgtcgcactagccgcaacaaaaacacgttgttcggttggcgaatagaagtaatgaccacgtgttcctttaggataacctataaagtatgtcttgaccgatcgcgggccgagcttatcctcgagtctccacttgacataagcctcgcagccccaaacccgtataaaggacaagttagggaccgttcccttccatagttcatatggagtcttgtcaacagactttagacggacttcggttaagtattagagcggtgacaaagagcataaccccataatgaatcgggtaaaaccgtgtgactcatcatggatcgaaccatatcaagtagtgttcgatttctccgttcggacacaccattcactgaggtgttccgggtggagttaacgtagggcgatcccacggtctttaaggtgttgatcaaactcgtgagaaagatactcgccaccacgatcgaacgtagtgtttttatctttcttcCAAGTAGGTTACTcagtaccctattttggtattctttgaatttctcaaaggattcacttttgtgcttcattaagtagacatagccatatctacttaaatcatccgtgaaagtgatgaaatacctatagccttctcgtgcggtgattgacataggaccacatacatccgtgtgtatgagtcctaataggtcagcagcgcattccaacacctttgaaggaaatacgagtcatcttaccgatgagacatgattcacacgtgccaaatgattgaaaatcaaaggccgagatagctccatttttgatgagctttttacgcgtttctcattaatgtgtcccatacggcgattaccatagatacgtttgatctttgtcaccaacctttaaccttttattcattacgtgtaatatttcggtcgtctgatctaaaacataaattccattcatggagactgccttgccataaatcatattgtgtaaagagaaaatgcaagtattattctcaattacaaatgaaaaaccaagtttgtcaagtgcgaaaccgaaataatgtttttcgaaagactgggtacataatagcaatcatataatgataactcaaatccgctaggaagctggatcacatatgttcccctcgagacggcaaccactcttgctccattcccaacacgcaggtcaacctcaccctttacgagaggcttgagatttcggagcccctgcacatgattacacagatgagaaccacaaccggtatcaagtacccaagttccgtaacttgcgtggttaatctcaatcatatgaataaaagtagaaggagaagacataccaacgggtttaacgcgaccgcttttatgtcctcatgataaacaggacatgtacgcctccaatgcccagtcttgtggcaatgatggcattccatgttttcggtcttgctctttgtcgcgcctgatgagttacttgcctcaccaggcccactcttacctgatcccgacttcttaaacttcggtttgcctactgctaggcctggctgaactttgcccttacccttgcccttgtttgacacaacgagaacatcctgtttcatgctcccaccgaacttcatgtccttctcggtgcatacgaggaggagtgcgattcatggggagttttcttcaaatcattcatatagtaattcgctctaaattgcgaataaccatcgtggagtgagtgaagtatgcggtcaataacaatgttctcgctgatcttacaatcaaaggtctccagcttctcgacattctcaatcatgctgagaatgtgtgggctaactggttggcccttctggagtctcgcatcaaagaagcgagtggtaagctcataggtcacgattctcggtgcttttgagaattccctagtgagtgtagtgaaaatcttgtttgcactttgagctatgaagcgtttctgcaaattggattccattgcaaaaataagtacgttctttaccgcacccgcttccatggcgaaatcgttatacttgtcgatttcgttaatttcagccgtggggcctgggtttggtgggatgggctcaagcagatatttgagcttcccatcagcaatggcagcattccgtaatgccgcctcccagtccgtgaagtttgatccatcattcttcagtcgagtagactgattcatctgatccatgaagatccgaagccaggactcacggtccaatgtgacacttggcatggGTCGTCCTtacggccagccattatgttattagcagtttaaaagttcgtgttctacactgaaaaaggaagaaaaaacaaaacgaaataagcaactcatcgaggtgatttaagtctattttaaaattcattttaacgtgtagactcaatgcacttgcataattgatctccctcaagaatgatacaagtgatcccaagactcaatttctgtaaattgataagccaactgtttagctaattcttccggaagaactcttggtcgatagatttccgtaaatcctatctatagtccaccatagtcacaggatcgtacgagtgaccatagtgttgagataaaataggtcaatctgttccaacttacccgacgtagaaggggtcatattatgcctaccgacgaagaagggactcattggagtttgacctataaagaccgttctcaatttttgtttatacgaggaagatcccatcaactaaattataattcatattaagtgaacgaataactagcgtttgcgtgaatgaattaatttgggtgatggcttaaaatcgtgtgacatgcgaatgtcatagaaaactaactcgtgacctctatatgtgtcagttttcatgcaataattaggtggtttggtttttaggcggaaaatgatgcatactatcgttacaataaaataaataaatgaatgcgatacgtaaataaaaattcctagtgtggcctatcctagtaaaaagaacaaaatacaactttggaatccaccgttggacccgaaagcttgtcttggtgttccatctttgtccatgtagcgggagtgagctccggtctccatctttagtcttctcaaaaattacaattaaaaattacaaatataaac is a genomic window containing:
- the LOC141630175 gene encoding uncharacterized protein LOC141630175, with the translated sequence MSDTVANSDTEYRNAYDDPLFLSMSDYSGMKLLETVFNGHNYPNWSRGMLLALGSKNKQGFVNGAIPKPDANSPKLQQWIRCDAMVRCWLSNTIAVGIKEAFTSSKSARLMWLDIQERYGQSNGPLLFQLKKEIKNILQDHDSIAEYFTKLKRRWDDIDEIEPFPECQCGVLEKCTCNILKKMLEASSKEKLITFLMGLDHTYEHLRTNILSMEPLPNINRAYSIMHQVESQKNITNILQTAEDTSALNAARPGPNKNGGPNVAWNVWKRDGSSNTKKPKFDDRWCSACNKGGHTPATCFNLHPELRASYQARKKNNSKPGYTNNFTPRVAANAETYEDETPLDFTNVSSTSKGPEQVNPALVSAVYQQIMQALQAKGQGGSQDYTSASVNFAGIILATNVVSDARLPDEVSWILDSKSYDHMTAYRSLFVSFRNLPKPILIGLPDGTTKLVRHCGDIKISSSITLHDVLYVPDFKYNLLSIGKLLLHSHMRVFFDMDYCIIQDQDNKLVATCTKEGGLYKLKQASLAIKNNETRHNDNIVSTQMFCPSSSLTCTEIDRCAVHSKMELLHARLGHTSSVKMQHISDLQHIAMINKEDLKNYHCDTCILAKLHRLSFERDLTRAPSIFHLIHIDLGGHIRLLV